In one window of Camelina sativa cultivar DH55 chromosome 15, Cs, whole genome shotgun sequence DNA:
- the LOC104747037 gene encoding uncharacterized protein LOC104747037 isoform X1, which yields MYLCYVTGFFFLKMTSTLNASNGDVKAEAIIFQQPAAEGSKPQDLAANLEFQGRSRSQRRRPPHSKRRASRHSKPLPKPQHVLYQNDEEMIIAHEKFFRILEEARPAIQEMMRSALNASHGDVKQAEVEAKIPKQPAAKMVVEPIAFTVFLSDSDEEAIVIAHEKYIRLLEEAGRDIHGDVKAEANLEIQGRYRIQQRRPPHSKRRASRHSKPWSKSQHVLFQNNEEAGPEIHDNKMSSTLIATYEDM from the exons ATGTATTTGTGTTATGTgactggtttttttttccttaagatGACTTCGACTTTGAACGCTAGCAATGGAGATGTGAAGGCAGAGGCGATAATTTTTCAGCAGCCAGCAGCCGAGGGGTCTAAACCACAGGATTTGGCCGCCAACCTCGA GTTTCAAGGTCGGTCCCGCAGCCAGCGTCGTAGACCTCCTCATTCAAAGCGGAGGGCTTCCAGACATTCAAAGCCGTTGCCCAAACCACAGCATGTGTTATATCAAAACGATGAGGAGATGATTATCGCCCACGAGAAATTTTTCCGTATCCTCGAGGAAGCCCGTCCTGCGATCCAAGAAATGATGCGTTCAGCTTTGAATGCTAGCCATGGAGATGTGAAGCAGGCAGAGGTGGAGGCGAAGATTCCGAAGCAGCCAGCAGCGAAGATGGTGGTGGAGCCGATAGCATTCACGGTATTCTTGAGTGACTCAGACGAGGAGGCGATAGTTATCGCCCACGAGAAATATATACGCTTGCTCGAGGAAGCCGGTCGTGACATCCATGGAGATGTGAAGGCAGAGGCCAACCTCGA GATTCAAGGTCGGTACCGCATCCAGCAGCGTAGACCTCCTCATTCAAAGCGCAGGGCTTCCAGACATTCAAAGCCGTGGTCTAAATCACAGCATGTGTTATTTCAAAACAATGAGGAAGCCGGTCCTGAGATCCATGATAATAAGATGAGTTCAACTTTGATTGCTACCTATGAAGATATGTGA
- the LOC104747037 gene encoding uncharacterized protein LOC104747037 isoform X2: MTSTLNASNGDVKAEAIIFQQPAAEGSKPQDLAANLEFQGRSRSQRRRPPHSKRRASRHSKPLPKPQHVLYQNDEEMIIAHEKFFRILEEARPAIQEMMRSALNASHGDVKQAEVEAKIPKQPAAKMVVEPIAFTVFLSDSDEEAIVIAHEKYIRLLEEAGRDIHGDVKAEANLEIQGRYRIQQRRPPHSKRRASRHSKPWSKSQHVLFQNNEEAGPEIHDNKMSSTLIATYEDM, encoded by the exons atGACTTCGACTTTGAACGCTAGCAATGGAGATGTGAAGGCAGAGGCGATAATTTTTCAGCAGCCAGCAGCCGAGGGGTCTAAACCACAGGATTTGGCCGCCAACCTCGA GTTTCAAGGTCGGTCCCGCAGCCAGCGTCGTAGACCTCCTCATTCAAAGCGGAGGGCTTCCAGACATTCAAAGCCGTTGCCCAAACCACAGCATGTGTTATATCAAAACGATGAGGAGATGATTATCGCCCACGAGAAATTTTTCCGTATCCTCGAGGAAGCCCGTCCTGCGATCCAAGAAATGATGCGTTCAGCTTTGAATGCTAGCCATGGAGATGTGAAGCAGGCAGAGGTGGAGGCGAAGATTCCGAAGCAGCCAGCAGCGAAGATGGTGGTGGAGCCGATAGCATTCACGGTATTCTTGAGTGACTCAGACGAGGAGGCGATAGTTATCGCCCACGAGAAATATATACGCTTGCTCGAGGAAGCCGGTCGTGACATCCATGGAGATGTGAAGGCAGAGGCCAACCTCGA GATTCAAGGTCGGTACCGCATCCAGCAGCGTAGACCTCCTCATTCAAAGCGCAGGGCTTCCAGACATTCAAAGCCGTGGTCTAAATCACAGCATGTGTTATTTCAAAACAATGAGGAAGCCGGTCCTGAGATCCATGATAATAAGATGAGTTCAACTTTGATTGCTACCTATGAAGATATGTGA
- the LOC104747036 gene encoding F-box/kelch-repeat protein At3g24760-like, with protein MSDINPGFESSSSFNTLNIDVTESILSHLPIPSLVRFTLVSKLWRSIITSLPPPSPSPSSSSPWLFLFGIHNTCSFHNQSFAFDPLSNSWLRLPSSSSSSDHLVGSDRFLFTTAPRFSFSPILKPNWRFTSPVRFPRINPLLSVFTARSGASKLILVGGSSRIGGLVDIEERLAVQVYDPVLDSWELCSPLPADFRSGQDHQTLTSALFRRRFYVFDNYSYFISSFCLDSYTWSDVQTLKPPGLSFAFLNSCNGMLVLGGMCGFSFNLWRIEEGSMEFSEIAVMPEDLLFGLVDNEDEEEEDSNKFRSLKCVGSGNLVYVFNDDCHKKFPACVCEIGENGKCSWRRVPRLPSPVNKFHKVASFCSTVSISDVFHPEEAQIGGLIRI; from the coding sequence ATGTCAGATATCAATCCAGGAttcgaatcatcatcatccttcaaCACACTAAACATCGACGTAACCGAATCAATCCTCTCCCATCTCCCAATCCCTTCCTTAGTCCGTTTCACTCTCGTCTCTAAGCTATGGCGTTCAATCATCacctctcttcctcctccttctccctctccgtcttcatcatcaccatggCTCTTCCTCTTCGGTATCCACAACACTTGCTCTTTCCACAACCAATCCTTCGCTTTCGATCCTCTCTCCAATTCCTGGCTCCGTCtcccttcctcctcctcttcctccgatCACCTCGTCGGATCTGATCGCTTCCTCTTCACCACCGCTCCTCGTTTCTCCTTCTCACCGATCCTCAAACCTAATTGGCGATTCACTTCCCCTGTTCGGTTTCCTCGAATCAATCCTCTGTTAAGCGTTTTCACGGCTCGTTCCGGCGCATCCAAGCTGATCCTCGTCGGTGGATCTTCGCGAATCGGCGGATTAGTTGACATCGAGGAACGGTTAGCTGTACAAGTCTACGATCCGGTTCTTGACTCATGGGAGCTCTGTTCACCACTCCCTGCTGATTTCAGATCTGGTCAGGATCATCAGACTCTAACCTCGGCTCTGTTTAGGAGAAGGTTCTACGTTTTCGATAACTATTCCTACTTCATCTCGTCGTTTTGCTTGGATTCGTATACCTGGAGTGATGTTCAAACGCTTAAACCACCTGGACTCTCGTTTGCGTTCTTGAATTCGTGTAACGGTATGCTTGTTCTCGGTGGGATGTGTGGTTTCTCGTTTAATCTGTGGAGAATCGAAGAAGGTTCTATGGAGTTTAGCGAAATAGCGGTTATGCCTGAGgatttgttgtttggattaGTTGATAAcgaggatgaggaggaagaggataGTAACAAGTTTAGGAGTTTGAAATGTGTTGGCTCTGGGaatcttgtttatgtgtttaatGATGATTGTCATAAGAAGTTTCCAGCTTGTGTATGTGAGATTGGTGAGAATGGCAAGTGTAGTTGGAGAAGAGTGCCTCGTTTGCCTTCTCCTGTTAATAAGTTTCATAAAGTTGCTAGTTTCTGCTCAACTGTATCTATTAGCGATGTTTTCCACCCCGAGGAAGCTCAGATTGGTGGTTTGATCCGCATTTGA
- the LOC104747035 gene encoding uncharacterized protein LOC104747035: MEIFQWLFKLGKETGRSESSSISCTDHEPTTTLANYTDQRTRRSSTRGSKHKNSYRGIWLWCRKDVAKACFYSTLNLRRVSSFRREQLVRSMAKMKAQRGGGEEVTSTRFDPKKASKVLESEKQDETNKGKVKSEQSKGKATLLRMKELIKWAAAAKSDKAVKFFTPKIMVELRNRKKLKMMREVNNEESTKRMSSVSANISLRWESSESCTTHSSSDQISIVSSPAILVSLGPTPLYHCRSRKGNWITTDSEFVVLEL; the protein is encoded by the exons ATGGAG ATCTTTCAATGGCTCTTTAAGTTAGGAAAGGAAACAGGGAGATCAGAGTCCAGCTCAATCAGTTGTACTGATCATGAACCAACCACAACTCTAGCAA ATTACACAGATCAGAGAACAAGAAGATCATCTACAAGAGGGTCTAAACATAAAAACAGTTACAGAGGAATATGGTTATGGTGTAGAAAAGATGTAGCAAAGGCTTGTTTCTATAGCACACTGAATTTAAGAAGAGTTAGTAGCTTTAGGAGGGAACAGTTAGTTCGCTCCATGGCAAAGATGAAAGCacaaagaggaggaggagaagaagtgaCATCAACAAGGTTTGATCCTAAAAAGGCTAGCAAAGTCTTGGAATCAGAGAAACAAGACGAAACCAATAAAGGGAAGGTAAAAAGCGAACAGAGCAAAGGTAAAGCCACACTTTTAAGAATGAAGGAGCTCATCAAATGGGCTGCAGCAGCCAAATCCGACAAAGCTGTCAAATTCTTTACTCCTAAG ATAATGGTGGAGTTGAGAAACCGAAAAaagttgaagatgatgagagagGTGAATAATGAAGAATCAACAAAAAGGATGAGTAGTGTATCTGCAAATATAAGTTTGAGATGGGAGAGTAGTGAGAGTTGCACAACACACTCTTCCTCTGATCAGATCTCTATAGTTTCTTCACCAGCAATCCTTGTTTCCTTGGGTCCTACGCCACTCTACCACTGCAGATCCAGGAAAGGCAACTGGATCACTACTGATTCTGAAT TTGTGGTGTTAGAGTTGTGA